In one window of Mytilus trossulus isolate FHL-02 chromosome 7, PNRI_Mtr1.1.1.hap1, whole genome shotgun sequence DNA:
- the LOC134724722 gene encoding uncharacterized protein LOC134724722, translated as METNYTIVKHILQLTLRTWMQNITSCILKQYTGEETHSKPKTMWKEKPEHWPLNKPFYDTKNKSQDNQGKTISNEDLLKCLLDCCKHKNVQINFLYEKEVAAWQEKRCELLYKLFIFRMNMEKIKISVENMISYIDSEEMNTGLQNINVSLTSEKDTTSSRCKGKSEIITEITRNLATILCKIIKGKDPEAKCDGIWKSPPENWPSGVPFYSPHNRGKQTGSDKELVLTLIQNPKAIIPKKFQFLVTAFQKVVNANNSKEAKKHKETLCRIYTIQNNISIIDNALQSMHEHGLFTRNIHSVLNQWWTTQTLDSQSDEILKNSAIILDKRQAIQIQISKTSFKIGFKANNLEENTKSHVFYNITSQTQKSCPQTICSSSSTSSATNEHNLETLNNDSICPSCSKHSDFKHCKDQAVLTKEQSKKCQTQESRQHLSENFGSSKQESVIAIENDDISLNSKQTRGKKRKHPPDEEILCGIKRPTLTAGKSYNTQTDKISETQQSEQPSIRQDNIELQDSEKWLFTNLGITDDDLSTSISTLSEEINLKFLSSADNCLSDQLEVFLTDMVGYESGKNSNTKELLSRGHDKE; from the exons atggaGACAAACTATACAATTGTTAAACACATCCTACAATTAACTTTGAGGACCTGGATGCAAAATATTACTTCTTGCATTCTCAAACAATATACTGGAGAGGAAACACattcaaaaccaaaaacaatgtGGAAAGAAAAACCTGAGCACTGGCCCCTTAATAAACCATTTTAtgacacaaaaaacaaatcacaaGACAATCAAGGAAAAACAATATCTAATGAAGACCTCTTGAAATGTTTGCTTGATTGCTGCAAgcacaaaaatgtacaaatcaACTTCCTATATGAGAAAGAAGTAGCTGCTTGGCAAGAAAAAAGATGTGAACtactttataaattatttatatttcgcATGAATATGgagaaaatcaaaatatccGTTGAAAACATGATTTCCTATATAGATTCAGAGGAAATGAATACTGGTCTGCAAAATATCAATGTCAGTCTTACTTCAGAAAAGGACACAACAAGTAGTCGCTGCAAAGGGAAGTCTGAAATAATAACTGAAATTACTCGCAATCTTGCCACCATTCTGTGTAAAATTATTAAAGGAAAAGATCCTGAAGCAAAATGTGATGGCATTTGGAAGTCTCCTCCTGAAAACTGGCCATCAGGAGTTCCTTTTTATAGTCCACACAACAGAGGAAAACAGACAGGCTCAGATAAAGAACTTGTTTTGACTCTGATTCAAAATCCAAAAGCCATTATTCCTAAGAAATTTCAGTTTCTAGTTACAGcttttcaaaaagttgtaaaTGCAAATAATTCTAAAGAAGCGAAAAAACACAAAGAAACATTGTGTAGAATTTATACTATTCAgaataatatttcaatcattgaCAATGCGCTGCAGAGTATGCATGAACATGGACTATTTACAAGGAACATACACAGCGTATTAAACCAATGGTGGACAACACAAACTCTTGATAGTCAAAGTGATGAAATCTTGAAGAATTCTGCAATAATTTTGGACAAAAGACAGGctattcaaatacaaatttcaaagacaTCTTTCAAAATTGGCTTTAAAGCAAATAATCTGGAGGAGAATACAAAGTCACATGTATTTTACAACATTACCTCCCAAACACAAAAATCTTGTCCACAAACAATCTGCAGTAGTTCATCAACAAGTTCTGCAACCAATGAACATAATCTGGAAACACTAAATAATGACAGCATATGTCCAAGCTGCTCAAAACACAGTGATTTTAAACATTGTAAAGATCAGGCAGTTTTAACAAAAGAACAATCTAAAAAGTGTCAAACACAAGAATCCAGACAACATCTAAGTGAAAACTTTGGAAGCAGCAAACAAGAGTCAGTCATTGCTATAGAAAATGATGATATATCTCTAAATTCAAAGCAGACAAGGGGAAAA AAAAGAAAGCATCCACCAGATGAAGAGATATTGTGTGGTATAAAAAGACCAACATTAACAGCTGGCAAAAGTTATAACACTCAg ACTGACAAAATTAGTGAAACGCAGCAATCAGAGCAACCATCCATAAGACAAGACAACATTGAACTACAAGACAGTGAAAAGTGGTTGTTTACAAATTTAGGCATTACAGATGATGATTTATCAACAAGTATATCAACTCTTTCGGAGGAGatcaacttaaaatttttgtctAGTGCTGACAATTGTTTAAGTGATCAGCTAGAAGTTTTCCTAACAGACATGGTTGGTTATGAATCAGGCAAGAACTCAAATACCAAAGAACTTTTATCAAGAGGTCATGACAAAGAGTGA
- the LOC134724724 gene encoding prepro-gonadotropin-releasing hormone-like protein yields the protein MKAAIVITLVCLVCYTTSQSYHFSNGWNPGKRSSSQCSFSPYVKSMISKLLENETRRLQKCSRSVIQEPVEYFPMDKGDDIQVP from the exons ATGAAAGCTGCTATTGTAATAACTTTAGTTTGTTTGGTGTGCTATACAACATCACAAAGTTATCACTTCAGCAATGGATGGAACCCAGGAAAAAGATCGTCATCACAATGTAGTTTTAGTCCATATGTAAAGTCCATGATATCCAAATTGTTAGAG AATGAAACACGCAGATTACAGAAATGTTCCAGATCAGTCATTCAAGAACCTGTAGAATATTTTCcaatg gatAAAGGAGATGACATACAAGTACCATGA